A genomic region of Colletotrichum destructivum chromosome 1, complete sequence contains the following coding sequences:
- a CDS encoding Putative cytochrome P450, with protein MDVLKTNPFYLGGALVSIALAAYIYAGLTNPLSDVPGPWYTRFTTLPSTFKVITAHHPDWIHDLHAKYGPVVRYSPHEVDISDPQTCQRIHSVKTGFLKSPFYSLLITDSSSVFNEIRPEIHWKYKRLLSNPMSETGLKTFLPRIDSKVRLAIERIRDENKTRGAADIAKWFMFLSFDVIGDLAFGESFGNLESGKKNRSVNDFVSLGFVGGLRSMFPTIAKISLYLPIPVFKEATAIQYRTFDYAQGALNRHAKRVEETGSDPHPTVFSKLYNAGEEETWTPIEIRDNAQVFIVGGSDTTANSMIYLVWAVCKIPEIKAKLLKELDTLPDNYGYDELKELTYVNWIVNETLRLYTALPCGLPRLVPPGGAELAGQFVPGGFTVTTQAYSLHRDEHAFPDPYRFYPERWENTTQEMRDCTMPFGGGARSTFPCFAKFRVIYGSALTFLTACLGRHLARIELRLITARFFKAFPNATVSGIEGMCDKDMEPALHFLMVPSGHRCLIKLNE; from the exons ATGGATGTCTTAAAAACGAATCCCTTCTATCTCGGTGGTGCCCTCGTGTCCATCGCACTGGCTGCA TACATATACGCCGGTCTCACGAACCCGCTGTCGGATGTTCCAGGGCCATGGTACACCAGGTTCACGACGCTGCCCTCGACATTCAAGGTCATCACGGCTCACCACCCCGACTGGATCCATGACTTGCACGCAAAATATGGTCCAGTGGTGCGATACAGCCCACACGAGGTCGACATCTCTGATCCGCAAACATGCCAACGCATCCACAGCGTCAAGACAGGCTTCCTCAAGTCTCCCTTCTACTCCCTTCTCATCACCGACTCCTCGAGCGTCTTCAATGAGATCCGTCCAGAGATTCATTGGAAGTACAAGCGGCTCTTGTCGAACCCTATGTCGGAGACGGGCTTGAAGACTTTCCTGCCCCGCATTGATAGCAAAGTGCGCCTCGCAATTGAGCGCATTCGCGACGAGAACAAAACACGCGGAGCAGCCGACATCGCCAAGTGGTTCatgtttctttcttttgaCGTTATTGGTGACCTGGCGTTCGGCGAGTCTTTTGGCAACTTGGAAAGCGGCAAG AAAAATCGCTCTGTCAACGACTTCGTCAGCTTAggcttcgtcggcggtcTCCGGTCCATGTTTCCCACCATCGCCAAAATCTCCCTCTATCTGCCAATTCCCGTTTTCAAGGAGGCCACCGCCATTCAATATCGAACTTTTGACTATGCTCAGGGCGCGCTCAACCGCCACGCCAAGCGCGTGGAAGAAACAGGCTCCGATCCCCACCCGACTGTGTTCTCAAAGCTCTACAACGCcggagaggaggagacaTGGACGCCGATAGAGATACGCGACAACGCCCAGGTATTTATTGTCGGCGGCAGTGACACCACCGCCAATTCTATGATCTACCTCGTCTGGGCCGTTTGCAAGATCcccgagatcaaggccaAGCTTCTGAAGGAGCTGGACACTCTTCCGGATAACTACGGCTacgacgagctcaaggagTTGACGTACGTGAACTGGATCGTCAATGAGACTTTGCGGCTTTACACGGCACTGCCATGCGGTCTTCCTCGACTGGTACCGCCCGGCGGAGCAGAGCTTGCTGGCCAGTTCGTTCCTGGTGGGTTCACCGTGACCACGCAGGCGTACAGTCTGCACCGTGACGAGCATGCTTTCCCCGACCCATATCGATTCTACCCCGAGAGATGGGAAAACACCACCCAGGAGATGAGGGATTGTACCATGCCATTTGGGGGTGGAGCCAGAAGTACGTTTCCATGTTTTGCCAAATTTCGCGTCATCTATGGCTCGGCGTTAACCTTTCTCACAGCTTGCCTGGGCCGACACTTGGCGCGGATTGAACTTCGCCTAATCACCGCCCGATTTTTCAAGGCTTTTCCAAACGCAACGGTGTCTGGTATAGAGGGAATGTGTGACAAGGATATGGAGCCAGCATTGCACTTTCTGATGGTCCCGAGTGGACATCGTTGTTTGATCAAGCTGAACGAGTGA
- a CDS encoding Putative Rhodanese-like domain-containing protein produces MRAILAISSLVKPIKKVQSKPHQVKVAVCNPPATINSTEVPWHAIYPPPKNPNHGGMTPSEVMSAIQSADSSGPKNFVPVDLRRNDREGGTIRGSINLPAQTLYPSIPTLYSLFQAAGVRNIVWYCGSSQGRGTRAAGWFNDYLVDQKDDKMSSVVLLGGIKDWVAAGEEYISCVDVYDPAKWDRL; encoded by the exons ATGCGGGCAATTTTGGCCATCTCTTCTCTCGTAAAACCAATCAAAAAGGTTCAGTCAAAGCCTCATCAGGTCAAAGTAGCAGTTTGCAACCCCCCTGCCACCATTAACTCAACGGAAGTGCCATGGCACGCAATCTATCCGCCTCCGAAGAACCCCAACCACGGCGGCATGACGCCCAGTGAAGTGATGAGTGCCATCCAAAGTGCCGACAGCAGCGGCCCAAAGAATTTCGTTCCCGTCGACCTGCGCCGCAATGACCGCGAG GGCGGTACGATTCGTGGCTCTATCAACCTCCCTGCTCAAACTCTCTACCCATCTATCCCGACACTGTACAGCTTGTTTCAAGCAGCTGGCGTCAGAAACATCGTTTGGTACTGCG GCTCGTCTCAAGGTCGTGGTACACGAGCGGCAGGATGGTTCAACGACTACCTTGTGGACCAAAAGGATGACAAAATGAGCAGTGTCGTCCTGTTGGGTGGCATCAAGGACTGGGTGGCGGCTGGTGAAGAGTACATCAGCTGCGTGGACGTGTACGACCCTGCTAAGTGGGATAGACTGTGA